In Pan troglodytes isolate AG18354 chromosome 21, NHGRI_mPanTro3-v2.0_pri, whole genome shotgun sequence, one genomic interval encodes:
- the THBD gene encoding thrombomodulin, with protein MSEAASQGLRAAARSVWAGTDRRGCRHRRPVPLCSGTAPSQCPRFPRRLHAARLGNMLGVLVLGALALAGLGFPAPAEPQPGGSQCVEHDCFALYPGPATFLNASQICDGLRGHLMTVRSSVAADVISLLLNGDGGVGRRRLWIGLQLPHGCGDTKRLGPLRGFQWVTGDNNTSYSRWARLDLNGAPLCGPLCVAVSAAEATVPSEPIWEEQQCDVKADGFLCEFHFPATCRPLAVEPGAAAAAVSITYGTPFAARGADFQALPVGSSAAVAPLGLQLMCTAPPGAVQGHWAREAPGAWDCSVENGGCEHACNAIPGAPRCQCPAGAALQADGRSCTAPATQSCNDLCEHFCVPNPDQPGSYSCMCETGYRLAADQHRCEDVDDCILEPSPCPQRCVNTQGGFECHCYPNYDLVDGECVEPVDPCFRANCEYQCQPLNQTSYLCVCAEGFAPIPHEPHRCQMFCNQTACPADCDPNTQASCECPEGYILDDGFICTDIDECENGGFCSGVCRNLPGTFECICGPDSALARYIGNDCDSGKVDGGDGGSGEPPPSPTPGSTLTPPAVGLVHSGLLIGISIASLCLVVALLALLCHLRKKHGAARAKMEYKCAAPSKEVVLQHVRTERTPQRL; from the coding sequence ATGTCAGAGGCTGCCTCGCAGGGGCTGCGCGCAGCGGCAAGAAGTGTCTGGGCTGGGACGGACAGGAGAGGCTGTCGCCATCGGCGTCCTGTGCCCCTCTGCTCCGGCACGGCCCCGTCGCAGTGCCCGCGCTTTCCCCGGCGCCTGCACGCGGCGCGCCTGGGTAACATGCTTGGGGTCCTGGTCCTTGGCGCGCTGGCCCTGGCCGGCCTGGGGTTCCCCGCACCCGCAGAGCCGCAGCCGGGTGGCAGCCAGTGCGTCGAGCACGACTGCTTCGCGCTCTACCCGGGCCCCGCGACCTTCCTCAATGCCAGTCAGATCTGCGACGGACTGCGGGGCCACCTAATGACAGTGCGCTCCTCAGTGGCTGCCGATGTCATTTCCTTGCTACTGAACGGCGACGGCGGCGTTGGCCGCCGGCGCCTCTGGATCGGCCTGCAGCTGCCACACGGCTGCGGCGACACCAAGCGCCTCGGGCCCCTGCGCGGCTTCCAGTGGGTTACGGGAGACAACAACACCAGCTATAGCAGGTGGGCACGGCTCGACCTCAATGGGGCTCCCCTCTGCGGCCCGTTGTGCGTCGCTGTCTCCGCTGCTgaggccaccgtgcccagcgagCCGATCTGGGAGGAGCAGCAGTGCGACGTGAAGGCCGATGGCTTCCTCTGCGAGTTCCACTTCCCAGCCACCTGCAGGCCACTGGCTGTGGAGCCCGGCGCCGCGGCTGCCGCCGTCTCGATCACCTACGGCACCCCGTTCGCGGCCCGCGGAGCGGACTTCCAGGCGCTGCCGGTGGGCAGCTCCGCCGCGGTGGCGCCCCTCGGCTTACAGCTAATGTGCACCGCGCCGCCCGGAGCGGTCCAGGGGCACTGGGCCAGGGAGGCGCCGGGCGCTTGGGACTGCAGCGTGGAGAACGGCGGCTGCGAGCACGCGTGCAATGCGATCCCTGGGGCTCCCCGCTGCCAGTGCCCAGCCGGCGCCGCCCTGCAGGCAGACGGGCGCTCCTGCACCGCACCCGCGACGCAGTCCTGCAACGACCTCTGCGAGCACTTCTGCGTTCCCAACCCCGACCAGCCGGGCTCCTACTCGTGCATGTGCGAGACCGGCTACCGGCTGGCGGCCGACCAACACCGGTGCGAGGACGTGGATGACTGCATACTGGAGCCCAGTCCGTGTCCGCAGCGCTGTGTCAACACACAGGGTGGCTTCGAGTGCCACTGCTACCCTAACTACGACCTGGTGGACGGCGAGTGTGTGGAGCCCGTGGACCCGTGCTTCAGAGCCAACTGCGAGTACCAGTGCCAGCCCCTGAACCAAACTAGCTACCTCTGCGTCTGCGCCGAGGGCTTCGCGCCCATTCCCCACGAGCCGCACAGGTGCCAGATGTTTTGCAACCAGACTGCCTGTCCAGCCGACTGCGACCCCAACACCCAGGCTAGCTGTGAGTGCCCTGAAGGCTACATCCTGGACGACGGTTTCATCTGCACGGACATCGACGAGTGCGAAAACGGCGGCTTCTGCTCCGGGGTGTGCCGCAACCTCCCCGGTACCTTCGAGTGCATCTGCGGGCCCGACTCGGCCCTTGCCCGCTACATTGGCAACGACTGTGACTCCGGCAAGGTGGACGGTGGCGACGGCGGCTCTGGCGAGCCCCCGCCCAGCCCGACGCCCGGCTCCACCTTGACTCCCCCGGCCGTGGGGCTCGTGCATTCGGGCTTGCTCATAGGCATCTCCATCGCGAGCCTGTGCCTGGTGGTGGCGCTTTTGGCGCTCCTCTGCCACCTGCGCAAGAAGCACGGCGCCGCCAGGGCCAAGATGGAGTACAAGTGCGCGGCCCCTTCCAAGGAGGTAGTGCTGCAGCACGTGCGGACCGAGCGGACGCCGCAGAGACTCTGA